The DNA region ATTTTTAAATATAGGAAATAGAAAAGTTTTTGTTGCAGGTAGCACAAGAACAGGTGAAAATGAAATAATTTTAGATGTCTTTAAAAAACTAAAAAATTATGTTTTAATAATAGTTCCAAGACATTTAGATAGATTACCTAAAATAGAAAACTTGATAAAAGAAAGTAATTTAAGCTATGTTAAATATAGTGATTTAGAAAATAGTATTTCAACAGGAAAAGAAGATATAATTTTGGTGGATAAAATGGGAGTTCTTAGAAAGTTATACTCTGTTTCTGATATCGCCTTTGTTGGAGGAACTTTGGTAAATATTGGAGGACATAATTTGCTAGAACCATTGTTTTATAGAAAAGCAGTTATCTTTGGAAAATACACTCAAAATGTTGTTGATATTGCAAAAGAAATTTTAAGAAGAAAAATAGGTTATCAAGTTGAAAATGCTGATGAATTTTTAAAAGCAATAGAAAAAATAGAAAAAGAAAATAATTCAGATGAAGAAATCAATTCTTTTTTTGAAGAAAATAGAATGATAGCATTAAATATTGTTAAGAAAGAAAATTTGATTATGAATAACATAAAAGAGGAAGCAAAAGATTTATGGAAACATTTTTTCCATTCAGAGAAATCAAACTATAATATATATATGTATAAATTGCTTGATTATCCTGAATATATAATATATGATAATGATATAATAAAAGAAAAGAAATCAAAATGGAATGAATATTTTAGAAATTTTAATCCAATAGCAGTTGAGATTGGTACTGGAAGTGGAAACTTTATGTATCAACTTGCAGAAAGAAATCCTAATAAAAATTTCATAGGTTTAGAGTTGAGATTTAAAAGATTGGTCTTAGCTGCTGAAAAATGTAAAAAGAGAAATATAAAAAATGTTGTTTTCCTTAGAAAAAGAGGAGAAGAATTGGAAGACTTTTTAACTGACAATGAAATATCTGAAATGTATA from Fusobacterium simiae includes:
- the trmB gene encoding tRNA (guanosine(46)-N7)-methyltransferase TrmB; the protein is MYNLLRKIALILYKPFMKEKMKIFINKRLNQDFSDLKDEEYIWIHCSSVGEVNLSEDLVKKFYSISRKNILISVFTDTGYENALKKYSDKKKIKVIYFPIDDKKKIDEILNRIKLKLLVLVETEIWPNLINEVKSKNSRTVVVNGRISDRSYPRYKKFKFLLKGLLQKIDFFYMQSEIDKERIINLGADKNKVENVGNLKFSISLEKYSDNEKEEYRKFLNIGNRKVFVAGSTRTGENEIILDVFKKLKNYVLIIVPRHLDRLPKIENLIKESNLSYVKYSDLENSISTGKEDIILVDKMGVLRKLYSVSDIAFVGGTLVNIGGHNLLEPLFYRKAVIFGKYTQNVVDIAKEILRRKIGYQVENADEFLKAIEKIEKENNSDEEINSFFEENRMIALNIVKKENLIMNNIKEEAKDLWKHFFHSEKSNYNIYMYKLLDYPEYIIYDNDIIKEKKSKWNEYFRNFNPIAVEIGTGSGNFMYQLAERNPNKNFIGLELRFKRLVLAAEKCKKRNIKNVVFLRKRGEELEDFLTDNEISEMYINFPDPWEGTEKNRIIQEKLFKTLDKIMKKDGVLYFKTDHDMYYNDVLELVETLDNYEVVYHTSDLHNSEKAGNNIKTEFEQLFLHKHNKNINYIEIKKRV